A stretch of Planococcus citri chromosome 5, ihPlaCitr1.1, whole genome shotgun sequence DNA encodes these proteins:
- the LOC135847372 gene encoding histidine-rich glycoprotein-like isoform X2 has product MGDIKLVALVATYATVCLLLQPALVRAKEADAVPAEGVIKHTHYHTGEVDHAHKHGGEAVHHHEHHGKAEHAHHHGGEFGHGHHHGGEFGHGHKHHGSAEHKHHHGGEFGHGHKHHGSAEHKHHHGGEFGHGHEHHGKFGHGHEHHGKAEHAHHHHGSAAHKHHHHGSAEHKHHHGGEFGHGHKHHGSAEHKHHHGGEFGHGHKHHGSAEHKHHHGGDFGHGHHHGGEFGHGHHHGGSFGHGHKHHGAAEHKHHHHGAAEHKHHHHGAAEHKHHHHGSAAHKHHHGGSFGHGHKHHGSASHGHHHGGDFGHGHKHHGSAEHKHHHGGDFGHGHHHHGSAEHAHHHGGKFGHGHHHHGSAAHKHHHHGTAEHKHGHHGTAEHKHGHHGTASHGHHHGGDFGHGHHHHGSAAHKHHHGGDFGHGHKHHGSAEHAHHHGGKFGHGHGHHGKFGHGHKHHGSAEHKHHHGGDAEHEHHHVGHSKHHHKHHV; this is encoded by the exons ATGGGTGATATCAAATTGGTCGCCTTG GTGGCGACATACGCGACAGTTTGTTTACTTCTTCAGCCTGCATTGGTACGTGCCAAGGAAGCAGACGCCGTTCCTGCAGAAGG AGTAATCAAACATACGCATTACCATACCGGAGAAGTAGATCATGCTCACAAGCACGGTGGCGAAGCCGTCCATCACCACGAACATCACGGTAAAGCCGAGCACGCGCATCACCACGGCGGTGAGTTCGGACACGGCCACCATCACGGTGGCGAGTTCGGGCACGGGCACAAGCACCACGGTAGCGCCGAACATAAGCATCATCATGGAGGAGAATTCGGTCATGGGCACAAGCATCATGGTAGTGCCGAGCACAAGCATCACCACGGTGGAGAGTTCGGGCACGGACACGAGCATCATGGTAAATTCGGCCACGGTCACGAACATCACGGTAAAGCCGAACACGCCCATCATCATCACGGTAGCGCCGCCCACAAACATCATCATCACGGCAGCGCCGAACATAAGCATCATCACGGTGGCGAGTTCGGACACGGCCACAAGCATCACGGTAGCGCCGAACACAAGCATCATCACGGAGGAGAATTCGGTCATGGGCACAAGCATCATGGTAGTGCCGAGCATAAGCATCATCACGGCGGTGATTTCGGGCACGGACATCATCATGGTGGAGAATTCGGCCACGGACATCATCACGGAGGATCTTTCGGTCACGGACACAAGCATCACGGTGCCGCCGAACATAAACATCATCATCACGGAGCTGCCGAACACAAGCATCACCATCATGGTGCGGCCGAACATAAACATCATCATCACGGTAGCGCTGCGCACAAACATCATCACGGAGGATCGTTCGGACACGGACATAAGCACCATGGTAGCGCGTCTCACGGACATCATCACGGAGGAGACTTCGGTCACGGACACAAGCATCACGGTAGCGCCGAACACAAGCATCATCACGGCGGAGATTTCGGGCACGGACATCACCATCATGGAAGCGCCGAACACGCTCATCATCACGGAGGTAAATTCGGTCACGGACATCATCACCACGGTAGCGCAGCCCATAAACATCATCATCACGGTACAGCCGAACACAAACACGGTCATCACGGCACAGCTGAACATAAGCACGGTCATCACGGTACAGCTTCGCACGGACATCATCACGGAGGCGATTTCGGTCACGGACATCATCATCACGGAAGCGCAGCCCACAAGCATCATCACGGCGGTGACTTCGGTCACGGACACAAGCATCACGGTAGCGCCGAGCACGCTCATCATCACGGAGGTAAATTCGGTCACGGACACGGACATCATGGAAAGTTCGGTCACGGACACAAGCATCACGGAAGCGCCGAACACAAGCATCATCACGGCGGCGACGCCGAACACGAACATCATCACGTCGGCCATTCCAAacatcatcacaagcatcacgtCTAA
- the LOC135847372 gene encoding uncharacterized protein LOC135847372 isoform X1, protein MLTSTVAKPSITTNITVKPSTRITTAVSSDTATITVASSGTGTSTTVAPNISIIMEENSVMGTSIMVVPSTSITTVESSGTDTSIMVNSATVTNITVKPNTPIIITVAPPTNIIITAAPNISIITVASSDTATSITVAPNTSIITEENSVMGTSIMVVPSISIITAVISGTDIIMVENSATDIITEDLSVTDTSITVPPNINIIITELPNTSITIMVRPNINIIITVALRTNIITEDRSDTDISTMVARLTDIITEETSVTDTSITVAPNTSIITAEISGTDITIMEAPNTLIITEVNSVTDIITTVAQPINIIITVQPNTNTVITAQLNISTVITVQLRTDIITEAISVTDIIITEAQPTSIITAVTSVTDTSITVAPSTLIITEVNSVTDTDIMESSVTDTSITEAPNTSIITAATPNTNIITSAIPNIITSITSNKGASDDHLTCLTSSPFDCSSRLRLRARQYRKIHRAKLLYYSSTIIIIILHFFYSSMMVSCLRKTQRIPCN, encoded by the coding sequence ATGCTCACAAGCACGGTGGCGAAGCCGTCCATCACCACGAACATCACGGTAAAGCCGAGCACGCGCATCACCACGGCGGTGAGTTCGGACACGGCCACCATCACGGTGGCGAGTTCGGGCACGGGCACAAGCACCACGGTAGCGCCGAACATAAGCATCATCATGGAGGAGAATTCGGTCATGGGCACAAGCATCATGGTAGTGCCGAGCACAAGCATCACCACGGTGGAGAGTTCGGGCACGGACACGAGCATCATGGTAAATTCGGCCACGGTCACGAACATCACGGTAAAGCCGAACACGCCCATCATCATCACGGTAGCGCCGCCCACAAACATCATCATCACGGCAGCGCCGAACATAAGCATCATCACGGTGGCGAGTTCGGACACGGCCACAAGCATCACGGTAGCGCCGAACACAAGCATCATCACGGAGGAGAATTCGGTCATGGGCACAAGCATCATGGTAGTGCCGAGCATAAGCATCATCACGGCGGTGATTTCGGGCACGGACATCATCATGGTGGAGAATTCGGCCACGGACATCATCACGGAGGATCTTTCGGTCACGGACACAAGCATCACGGTGCCGCCGAACATAAACATCATCATCACGGAGCTGCCGAACACAAGCATCACCATCATGGTGCGGCCGAACATAAACATCATCATCACGGTAGCGCTGCGCACAAACATCATCACGGAGGATCGTTCGGACACGGACATAAGCACCATGGTAGCGCGTCTCACGGACATCATCACGGAGGAGACTTCGGTCACGGACACAAGCATCACGGTAGCGCCGAACACAAGCATCATCACGGCGGAGATTTCGGGCACGGACATCACCATCATGGAAGCGCCGAACACGCTCATCATCACGGAGGTAAATTCGGTCACGGACATCATCACCACGGTAGCGCAGCCCATAAACATCATCATCACGGTACAGCCGAACACAAACACGGTCATCACGGCACAGCTGAACATAAGCACGGTCATCACGGTACAGCTTCGCACGGACATCATCACGGAGGCGATTTCGGTCACGGACATCATCATCACGGAAGCGCAGCCCACAAGCATCATCACGGCGGTGACTTCGGTCACGGACACAAGCATCACGGTAGCGCCGAGCACGCTCATCATCACGGAGGTAAATTCGGTCACGGACACGGACATCATGGAAAGTTCGGTCACGGACACAAGCATCACGGAAGCGCCGAACACAAGCATCATCACGGCGGCGACGCCGAACACGAACATCATCACGTCGGCCATTCCAAacatcatcacaagcatcacgtCTAATAAGGGCGCTAGCGACGACCATCTCACCTGTTTGACTTCATCACCGTTTGACTGCAGCTCGCGACTCCGACTCCGGGCCCGACAGTATCGGAAAATTCATCGCGCCAAGCTTCTCTACTATTCGAgtacaataattattattattttacattttttttattcgtcgatGATGGTATCGTGTCTCCGCAAAACGCAGCGGATACCTTGCAACTAG